A region of Massilia sp. WG5 DNA encodes the following proteins:
- a CDS encoding SAM-dependent methyltransferase: MLIITIKQGKEKDILSGNPWIYLSAIDKVEGRPQERGKPGATAVVQSSSRQFLARAAYNARSQIAARVWTLREDEPVDHAMIKRRVQAAVARRAGALQGADPQALVQVVDGEKDGLPGLVVHSYGGTGGYLVCQFNAAGVDLWKVTIVQALLAATGCRNVFERSDELVRKGEGLPVIWRALAGDEPPQRLMVRDGARLLPTDIRTGFVYPR, from the coding sequence ATGCTCATCATCACCATCAAACAAGGCAAGGAAAAAGACATCCTGTCCGGCAATCCCTGGATCTACCTCTCGGCCATCGACAAGGTCGAGGGGCGGCCCCAGGAGCGCGGCAAGCCCGGCGCCACCGCCGTCGTGCAGTCCTCGTCGCGCCAGTTCCTGGCGCGCGCCGCGTATAACGCCCGGTCGCAGATCGCAGCCCGCGTCTGGACCCTGCGCGAGGACGAGCCGGTCGACCACGCGATGATCAAGCGCCGGGTGCAGGCGGCGGTCGCGCGCCGCGCCGGCGCCTTGCAGGGCGCCGATCCGCAAGCCCTGGTGCAGGTGGTCGATGGCGAGAAAGACGGCTTGCCGGGCCTCGTCGTCCACAGCTATGGCGGCACCGGCGGCTACCTGGTATGCCAGTTCAATGCTGCCGGGGTCGATTTGTGGAAAGTGACCATCGTCCAGGCCTTGCTGGCGGCGACGGGCTGCCGCAACGTGTTCGAACGCAGCGACGAGCTGGTGCGCAAGGGCGAAGGCCTGCCCGTGATCTGGCGCGCACTGGCCGGCGACGAACCGCCCCAGCGCCTGATGGTGCGCGATGGCGCGCGCCTGCTGCCGACCGATATCCGCACGGGTTTCGTCTATCCGCGCTGA
- a CDS encoding YeeE/YedE family protein, translating to MNIDWIHFTPLSSFAGGLLIGLGAAVLLLANGRIAGISGIAGGLLRPARGDIGWRLAFVLGLLAAPLVWLAMRAMPPAQIDHAPGLLALGGLLVGLGTRFGNGCTSGHGVCGIARLSPRSLVATACFMLAGFLTVYVVRHVLA from the coding sequence ATGAACATCGACTGGATCCACTTTACCCCGCTGAGCTCGTTCGCCGGCGGCCTGCTGATCGGGCTCGGCGCCGCCGTGCTGCTGCTCGCGAATGGCCGCATCGCCGGCATCAGCGGCATCGCCGGCGGCCTGCTGCGCCCGGCGCGCGGCGACATCGGCTGGCGCCTGGCATTCGTGCTCGGCCTGCTCGCCGCGCCGCTGGTCTGGCTGGCGATGCGCGCCATGCCGCCGGCCCAGATCGACCACGCGCCGGGGCTGCTGGCGCTCGGCGGCCTGCTGGTCGGCCTCGGCACGCGCTTCGGCAACGGCTGCACCAGCGGCCACGGCGTGTGCGGCATCGCCCGCCTCTCGCCCCGCTCGCTGGTCGCGACCGCGTGCTTCATGCTGGCGGGTTTCCTTACGGTCTACGTGGTGCGCCACGTCCTTGCCTGA
- a CDS encoding YeeE/YedE family protein has protein sequence MPMMTAFLAGLLFGSGLILSGMSNPAKVLAFLDLAGRWDPSLMFVMLGAILVAAIAFRVGGERARTVFGGHIHMPGASGIDARLVLGSVTFGVGWGLVGYCPGPALTSLSVGGWPTLLFVAAMIAGMVVFEAVERILAWRAERPHAATELP, from the coding sequence ATGCCAATGATGACCGCCTTCCTCGCCGGACTGCTGTTCGGCTCCGGCCTGATCCTGTCGGGGATGAGCAACCCGGCCAAGGTGCTGGCCTTCCTCGATCTCGCCGGCCGCTGGGACCCCTCGCTGATGTTCGTGATGCTGGGCGCGATCCTGGTGGCCGCGATCGCCTTCCGTGTCGGCGGGGAGCGCGCCCGCACCGTGTTCGGCGGCCACATCCACATGCCGGGCGCAAGCGGCATCGACGCCCGCCTGGTGCTCGGCAGCGTGACCTTCGGGGTCGGCTGGGGGCTGGTCGGCTACTGCCCCGGTCCGGCCCTTACCAGCCTGAGCGTCGGCGGATGGCCGACGCTGCTGTTCGTGGCGGCGATGATCGCCGGCATGGTCGTGTTCGAAGCCGTCGAGCGCATCCTCGCCTGGCGCGCAGAGCGGCCGCATGCCGCGACGGAGCTTCCATGA
- a CDS encoding OBAP family protein, which translates to MDCKKRTAIAFAIIGAVAAAATANAQDSKSQVAPAGEAKSPGTRALEAGARVLQRNAPLAKFDVYLNGFHPMKDNPDQQVEAHHYCHQVNEDLAQCALFDGNTSNANLNGIEYIISEKLFNTLPEEERRFWHPHNGEILSGQLVAPGIPDAAEHALMKKKINSYGKTWHVWNTGANGKRGDSLPLGPAMLAWSFNRDGEMLPNLQEERDTRMKIDTAKKRRERADLRRLARPQSGVDDLKGKFGRPAQDIPGVSDSRTRQ; encoded by the coding sequence ATGGACTGCAAGAAGCGCACCGCCATCGCCTTCGCCATCATCGGCGCCGTCGCCGCCGCGGCCACCGCGAACGCCCAGGACTCGAAGTCCCAGGTCGCGCCCGCCGGCGAGGCCAAGTCCCCCGGGACCCGCGCCCTGGAAGCCGGCGCCAGGGTCTTGCAGCGCAACGCACCGCTGGCGAAGTTCGACGTCTACCTGAACGGCTTCCATCCGATGAAGGACAATCCGGACCAGCAGGTCGAAGCCCATCACTACTGCCACCAGGTCAACGAAGACCTGGCCCAGTGCGCGCTGTTCGACGGCAACACCAGCAACGCCAACCTGAACGGCATCGAGTACATCATCTCCGAAAAGCTGTTCAATACCCTGCCCGAGGAAGAGCGCCGCTTCTGGCACCCGCACAACGGCGAGATCCTCAGCGGGCAGCTGGTTGCGCCCGGCATCCCGGACGCCGCCGAGCACGCGCTCATGAAAAAGAAGATCAACAGTTACGGCAAGACCTGGCATGTGTGGAACACCGGCGCCAACGGCAAGCGCGGCGACAGCCTGCCCCTCGGCCCCGCCATGCTGGCCTGGTCCTTCAACCGCGACGGCGAGATGCTGCCCAACCTGCAGGAAGAGCGCGACACCCGCATGAAGATCGACACCGCGAAAAAGCGCAGGGAGCGCGCCGACCTGCGCCGGCTGGCAAGGCCGCAGTCGGGCGTGGACGACCTGAAGGGCAAGTTCGGACGTCCGGCCCAGGACATACCCGGCGTCAGCGATAGTCGGACTCGACAATAG
- a CDS encoding methyl-accepting chemotaxis protein, which produces MSKAILSRNASLSLNARICLTATALVILSLAATAAVIGVRASRSAEEASMQLARTAAREAAAAVQARLGANLSAVVNLAGAMRSTRGAGMTLARPQIGAMSRATLLGSADLIGVAVTWEPDALDGKDADYAGKLPEYDATGRYMPYYTRAADGSVHIEPIVFSNAPGANDWYDIPKRNKRLFFTEPYAYPVNGKEVQMASLVAPIVIDGAFKGTASADFMLVRLGDILAGMKAIDGGRLSLVSNGGLYASHPDAARNGKPAADIPAAGLAAVRQGQAYEYVDAAGMVHLLQPLQLHADIAPWAVQLVFPQSVATLDARRLLQTTLMTALLCAALAAVAMVVVLNRLTRPLRVLGDTMGGLASGNADLTVRLAVKGDDELAAIAAGFNGFVSRIQQVLARVRHSSDSVASASHEISHGNADLSSRTESQAGALEETAASMEELTSTVKQNADNAHQARQLAEGASETAARGGAVVARVVATMGEISHASGKIVEIISVIDGIAFQTNILALNAAVEAARAGEQGRGFAVVASEVRNLAQRSAAAAKEIKVLIGDSAAKVDAGSALVSEAGSTMAQVVDSVRRVSDIVAEISAASAEQSNGIAQVNAAILQMDGATQQNAALVEEAAAAAASLQEQAALLVSLVGEFRIAGEQEA; this is translated from the coding sequence ATGAGCAAAGCAATCCTGTCGCGCAACGCGTCCCTTTCCCTGAACGCCCGGATCTGCCTGACGGCGACCGCGCTGGTGATCCTCAGCCTGGCCGCCACCGCGGCCGTGATCGGTGTGCGCGCCAGCCGCAGCGCCGAGGAGGCCAGCATGCAGCTGGCCCGCACCGCCGCGCGCGAAGCGGCGGCCGCGGTCCAGGCCCGCCTGGGCGCCAACCTGAGCGCGGTGGTGAACCTGGCCGGCGCGATGCGCTCGACCCGCGGCGCCGGCATGACCCTCGCGCGGCCCCAGATCGGCGCCATGTCGAGGGCGACCCTGCTGGGTTCCGCCGACCTGATCGGGGTCGCGGTGACCTGGGAGCCGGATGCGCTGGACGGCAAGGACGCCGACTATGCCGGCAAGCTGCCCGAGTACGACGCCACCGGCCGCTACATGCCTTACTACACCCGCGCCGCGGACGGCAGCGTGCACATCGAGCCGATCGTGTTCTCGAACGCGCCCGGCGCCAACGACTGGTACGACATCCCCAAGCGCAACAAGCGCCTGTTCTTCACCGAGCCCTATGCCTATCCGGTGAACGGCAAGGAGGTGCAGATGGCCTCGCTGGTGGCGCCAATCGTGATCGACGGCGCATTCAAGGGCACGGCCAGCGCCGACTTCATGCTGGTCCGACTGGGCGACATCCTGGCCGGCATGAAGGCGATCGACGGCGGCCGCCTGTCGCTGGTGTCGAACGGCGGGCTGTACGCCAGCCATCCGGACGCCGCGCGCAACGGCAAGCCGGCGGCCGATATCCCCGCCGCCGGCCTGGCGGCCGTGCGCCAGGGCCAGGCCTACGAATACGTCGACGCGGCCGGCATGGTGCACCTGTTGCAGCCGCTGCAACTGCACGCCGACATCGCGCCGTGGGCGGTCCAGCTGGTGTTCCCGCAGAGCGTGGCGACCCTTGACGCCCGCAGGCTGCTGCAGACCACCCTGATGACCGCGCTGCTGTGCGCCGCGCTGGCCGCGGTGGCGATGGTGGTGGTGCTGAACCGCCTGACCCGGCCGCTGCGCGTGCTGGGCGACACCATGGGCGGGCTGGCCAGCGGCAACGCCGACCTGACCGTGCGCCTGGCGGTGAAGGGCGACGACGAACTGGCGGCGATCGCTGCCGGTTTCAACGGCTTCGTGTCGCGCATCCAGCAGGTGCTGGCGCGGGTGCGCCACAGCTCGGACAGCGTGGCCTCGGCCAGCCATGAGATCAGCCACGGCAACGCCGACTTATCGAGCCGCACCGAAAGCCAGGCCGGCGCGCTGGAAGAGACGGCGGCCTCGATGGAGGAGCTGACCTCGACCGTCAAGCAGAATGCCGACAATGCCCATCAGGCCCGCCAGCTGGCCGAGGGCGCCTCCGAGACGGCCGCCCGCGGCGGCGCGGTGGTGGCGCGCGTGGTGGCGACCATGGGCGAGATCAGCCATGCATCGGGCAAGATCGTCGAGATCATTTCGGTGATCGACGGCATCGCGTTCCAGACCAATATCCTGGCGCTCAACGCGGCGGTCGAGGCGGCCCGCGCCGGCGAACAGGGCCGCGGCTTTGCCGTGGTGGCCAGCGAAGTGCGCAACCTGGCCCAGCGCAGCGCCGCCGCGGCGAAGGAAATCAAGGTCCTGATCGGCGACTCGGCCGCGAAGGTCGACGCCGGCAGCGCCCTGGTCAGCGAAGCGGGCAGCACCATGGCGCAGGTGGTGGACAGCGTGCGCCGTGTAAGCGACATCGTGGCCGAGATCAGCGCCGCCAGCGCCGAGCAGAGCAACGGCATCGCCCAGGTCAATGCGGCAATCCTGCAGATGGACGGTGCGACCCAGCAGAACGCAGCCCTGGTCGAGGAGGCCGCGGCCGCGGCGGCCAGCCTGCAGGAGCAGGCCGCGCTGCTGGTGTCGCTGGTGGGCGAGTTCAGGATCGCCGGCGAACAGGAGGCCTGA
- a CDS encoding LysR family transcriptional regulator: MIEPSSIDLNLLSVFQEVYRERQISGAARRLGLTQSAVSNALARLRRTFGDELFVRTAHGMQPTPLAQQMAEPIGAAMAQVALALSQRSRFEPATSTRRFTLAMTDVGEVYFMPVLIERCRTLAPNVEIASKRANPLSLKDDMETGRVDLAIGAFEEVSEALYQRQLFRQPFVSMFRKGHPLASGTVDLARFVQAMHLIVDAAQSPYDRINVLLDKAGVTGQARFRVPHFTAVPYIVATSDLVVTVPQKLAESAAAPFGLKWIEPPLQLPTLQTNVFWHRRFNHDPGIQWLRGLIADVFAE, translated from the coding sequence ATGATCGAACCGTCTAGCATCGACCTGAACCTGTTGTCCGTGTTCCAGGAGGTGTACCGCGAGCGCCAGATTTCCGGCGCGGCGCGCCGCCTCGGCCTGACCCAGTCCGCCGTCAGCAATGCGCTGGCGCGCCTGCGCCGCACCTTCGGCGACGAATTGTTCGTGCGTACCGCGCACGGCATGCAGCCGACCCCGCTGGCGCAGCAGATGGCCGAGCCGATCGGCGCCGCGATGGCCCAGGTGGCGCTGGCGTTGAGCCAGCGCAGCCGCTTCGAGCCGGCCACGAGTACGCGCCGCTTCACGCTGGCCATGACCGACGTCGGCGAGGTGTATTTCATGCCGGTGCTGATCGAGCGCTGCCGGACGCTGGCGCCGAACGTGGAGATCGCGTCGAAACGTGCGAACCCGCTGAGCCTGAAGGACGACATGGAGACGGGCAGGGTGGACCTGGCGATCGGCGCCTTCGAGGAGGTGTCGGAAGCCCTGTACCAGCGCCAGTTGTTCCGGCAACCTTTCGTCAGCATGTTCCGCAAGGGGCATCCGCTGGCATCGGGCACGGTGGACCTGGCGCGCTTCGTGCAGGCGATGCACCTGATCGTGGACGCGGCCCAGAGCCCTTACGACCGGATCAACGTGCTGCTCGACAAGGCCGGAGTGACCGGCCAGGCCCGGTTCCGGGTACCGCATTTCACCGCGGTGCCGTATATCGTCGCCACGTCCGACCTGGTGGTGACGGTGCCGCAAAAGCTTGCAGAAAGCGCCGCGGCGCCCTTCGGACTGAAGTGGATCGAACCGCCGCTGCAATTGCCGACCTTGCAGACGAATGTCTTCTGGCACCGGCGCTTCAACCACGACCCTGGCATCCAGTGGCTGCGGGGGCTGATTGCGGACGTGTTCGCCGAGTAG
- the hmgA gene encoding homogentisate 1,2-dioxygenase has protein sequence MSGFGNEFATEALPGALPAHRNSPQRVAYGLYAEQISGTAFTAPRAHNRRSWLYRIRPAAMHGPFLPVEQPAIAASFEGLAASPNQMRWSPLPIPAIDAPTDFVDGLVTMAGNGAPGAMAGCAIHLYAANRPMTGRYFYSADGELLVVPQQGRLRIATELGLLELEPQQIAVIPRGVRFAVDLPDGAARGYVCENFGALLRLPDLGPIGSNGLANPRDFLSPVARYEDVEGDFELVAKFGGRLWKAPIAHSPLDVVAWHGNYAPYKYDLRHFNTIGSISYDHPDPSIFLVLHAPTSVPGVDDLDFVIFPPRWLAGEDTFRPPWFHRNVASEFMGLIHGAYDAKAEGFVPGGASLHNCMSGHGPDAATFDKASNADTSKPVKVLDTMAFMFETRTPIAATPYALDSPQLQRNYQDCWAGIGKRFDPHRP, from the coding sequence ATGAGCGGTTTCGGCAACGAATTCGCCACCGAAGCCCTGCCCGGCGCCCTGCCCGCGCATCGCAATTCGCCGCAGCGGGTGGCCTACGGCCTGTACGCCGAGCAGATCTCCGGCACCGCTTTCACCGCCCCGCGCGCCCACAACCGCCGCTCCTGGCTGTACCGGATCCGTCCGGCGGCCATGCACGGTCCCTTCCTTCCTGTCGAACAGCCCGCCATCGCGGCCAGCTTCGAGGGCCTGGCGGCCTCGCCCAACCAGATGCGCTGGAGCCCGCTGCCGATTCCCGCGATCGACGCGCCCACCGACTTCGTCGACGGCCTGGTGACCATGGCCGGGAACGGCGCGCCGGGCGCGATGGCCGGCTGCGCGATCCACCTGTACGCGGCCAACCGGCCGATGACGGGCCGCTATTTCTACAGCGCCGACGGCGAGCTGCTGGTGGTGCCGCAGCAGGGCCGGCTGCGCATCGCCACCGAGCTCGGACTGCTCGAGCTCGAGCCGCAGCAGATCGCCGTGATCCCGCGCGGCGTGCGCTTTGCCGTCGACCTGCCCGACGGCGCGGCGCGCGGCTACGTGTGCGAGAACTTCGGGGCCCTGCTGCGCCTGCCCGACCTGGGGCCGATCGGCTCCAACGGCCTGGCGAATCCGCGCGATTTCCTGAGCCCGGTGGCGCGCTACGAGGATGTCGAAGGCGACTTCGAACTGGTGGCGAAATTCGGCGGCCGCCTGTGGAAGGCGCCGATCGCCCACTCGCCGCTCGACGTGGTCGCCTGGCACGGCAACTATGCGCCCTACAAGTACGACCTGCGCCACTTCAACACCATCGGCTCGATCAGCTACGACCACCCGGACCCCTCGATCTTCCTGGTGCTGCACGCGCCCACCAGCGTGCCGGGCGTCGACGACCTCGACTTCGTGATCTTCCCGCCGCGCTGGCTGGCCGGCGAGGACACCTTCCGTCCGCCCTGGTTCCACCGCAATGTCGCCAGCGAGTTCATGGGCCTGATCCACGGCGCCTACGACGCCAAGGCCGAAGGCTTCGTCCCGGGCGGCGCCAGCCTGCACAACTGCATGAGCGGCCACGGCCCGGACGCCGCCACCTTCGACAAGGCCAGCAACGCGGACACCAGCAAGCCGGTCAAGGTGCTCGATACCATGGCCTTCATGTTCGAGACGCGCACCCCGATCGCCGCCACGCCGTATGCGCTGGACTCGCCGCAGCTGCAGCGCAACTACCAGGATTGCTGGGCCGGGATCGGCAAGCGCTTCGATCCGCATCGCCCCTGA
- a CDS encoding TorF family putative porin, with protein MRSAQRNLAFAALPLAAGLLAAGPLHAAEPPIAESAAASPWSGSVTVASQYVSRGIRQSWGRPAVQAGVDYSSPQGWSVGAWGSGIDERFVENGSAELDLYAGYAGAAGPIGYNATLTWYSYPGARVSSTNTSYDYGELQAGLSWKSLYAKYNYTFSRDFFGITDARGTGYLDIGANHELGNAFTLQLHAGDGRVAGAGNGMWDWRDVRAGLGRKFDGGWVGALAYTRAFGGSGAYDRYTTGVARADGRPAVANVARRAVVLTLTRNF; from the coding sequence ATGCGCTCCGCTCAACGGAACCTGGCGTTCGCCGCCTTGCCACTGGCCGCAGGCCTGCTCGCCGCCGGGCCGCTCCACGCCGCCGAACCCCCCATCGCGGAGTCCGCCGCCGCCTCGCCCTGGAGCGGCTCCGTCACCGTCGCCTCGCAATATGTGTCGCGCGGGATCCGCCAGAGCTGGGGGCGCCCGGCCGTGCAGGCCGGCGTCGACTACAGCTCGCCGCAGGGCTGGAGTGTCGGCGCCTGGGGCTCCGGCATCGACGAGCGCTTCGTCGAGAACGGCAGCGCCGAACTCGACCTCTACGCGGGCTACGCCGGCGCCGCCGGCCCGATCGGCTACAACGCCACCCTGACCTGGTACAGCTACCCCGGCGCACGCGTGTCCAGCACGAATACCAGCTACGACTACGGCGAACTGCAGGCCGGCCTGAGCTGGAAATCGTTGTACGCCAAATACAACTACACCTTCAGCCGCGACTTCTTCGGCATCACCGACGCGCGCGGCACCGGCTACCTCGACATCGGCGCGAATCACGAGCTCGGTAATGCGTTCACGCTGCAGCTGCACGCCGGCGATGGCCGCGTGGCCGGCGCCGGCAACGGCATGTGGGACTGGCGCGACGTGCGCGCAGGGCTCGGCAGGAAGTTCGACGGCGGCTGGGTCGGCGCGCTCGCCTACACCCGCGCATTCGGCGGCAGCGGCGCCTACGACCGGTATACCACCGGCGTCGCGCGCGCGGATGGCCGCCCGGCCGTGGCCAACGTCGCCCGTCGCGCCGTCGTCCTGACCCTGACCCGTAACTTCTGA
- the hppD gene encoding 4-hydroxyphenylpyruvate dioxygenase encodes MADLFENPMGLMGFEFVEFASPTPGLLEPIFEKLGFTKVAVHRSKDVVLYRQGDINFIVNNEPKSAAAYFAFEHGPSACGMAFRVKDSHKAYARALELGAIPMEIPTGPMELRLPAIKGIGGAPLYLIDRFDEGDSTGKSIYDIDFEFIAGVERNPKGHGLKIIDHLTHNVYRGRMAYWAGFYEKLFNFREIRYFDIQGEYTGLTSKAMTAPDGKIRIPLNEESKSGGGQIEEFLLRFNGEGIQHIALLSEDIFATVDGLRAAGIPLMAAPPETYYEMLEGRLPGHGEDVGALKARGLLVDGKVEGDSKRLLLQIFSENQLGPVFFEFIQRKGDEGFGEGNFKALFESMERDQLKRGALKTAA; translated from the coding sequence ATGGCTGACCTGTTTGAGAATCCGATGGGCCTGATGGGCTTCGAGTTCGTGGAATTCGCTTCGCCGACACCGGGCCTGCTCGAACCCATCTTCGAGAAGCTGGGCTTCACCAAGGTCGCCGTGCACCGTTCGAAGGATGTGGTGCTGTACCGCCAGGGCGACATCAACTTCATCGTCAACAACGAGCCGAAGAGCGCCGCCGCGTATTTCGCCTTTGAACACGGCCCGTCGGCCTGCGGCATGGCCTTCCGCGTCAAGGATTCGCACAAGGCCTATGCCCGTGCGCTGGAACTGGGCGCGATCCCGATGGAGATCCCGACCGGCCCGATGGAACTGCGCCTGCCGGCCATCAAGGGCATCGGCGGCGCGCCGCTGTACCTGATCGACCGCTTCGACGAAGGCGACAGCACCGGCAAGTCGATCTATGACATCGACTTCGAATTCATCGCCGGCGTCGAGCGCAATCCGAAGGGGCATGGCCTGAAGATCATCGACCACCTGACCCACAACGTCTACCGCGGCCGCATGGCCTACTGGGCCGGTTTCTACGAGAAGCTGTTCAACTTCCGCGAGATCCGCTACTTCGACATCCAGGGCGAGTACACCGGCCTGACCTCGAAGGCGATGACGGCGCCGGACGGCAAGATCCGGATCCCGCTGAACGAGGAATCGAAGAGCGGCGGCGGCCAGATCGAGGAATTCCTGCTGCGCTTCAATGGCGAAGGCATCCAGCACATCGCCCTGCTGAGCGAAGACATCTTCGCCACCGTCGACGGCCTGCGCGCCGCCGGCATCCCGCTGATGGCGGCGCCGCCGGAAACCTATTACGAGATGCTGGAAGGCCGCCTGCCTGGCCACGGCGAAGACGTCGGCGCCCTGAAGGCGCGCGGCCTGCTGGTGGACGGCAAGGTCGAAGGCGATTCGAAGCGCCTGCTGCTGCAGATCTTCTCGGAAAACCAGCTCGGCCCGGTGTTCTTCGAGTTCATCCAGCGCAAGGGCGACGAGGGCTTCGGCGAGGGTAACTTCAAGGCCCTGTTCGAATCGATGGAGCGCGACCAGCTCAAGCGCGGCGCGCTCAAAACCGCCGCCTGA
- a CDS encoding hemolysin family protein, translating into MADIIIILALILLNGIFAMSELAVVSAKRLRLEKMALDGSAGAPAAIALSEDPSRFLSTVQVGITLIGIFNGAFGEASLVARMTPGLAAAGIPEEYARPTALTVVVVGITFASIVLGELVPKRIAILYPEILASRIARPMKGLSRLMHPFVQLLSLTTDFIMRLLGMRHHKDETPTEEEVTGMIRESTDAGVFERAEYDIAARALRLDDWHLRALMTPRVDLEFLDLGEPLDRNLARIAEIPYARFPVYRGDRSQVLGIVNARDLFRQAIRKGSLQQIDIEAELDAPLYVPDSVSAIDLLELLKKNHAELAMVVDEYGEIQGMITLTDVMTALVGEVPAMDDEEAPDAVQREDGSWLMDGSTVLDRFRYLTGAELEFPDEGSDSYHTLAGFILYQFGYIPKAGEYLDWQGWRFEVVDMDGNRIDRLLVLPAAPGAAPA; encoded by the coding sequence ATGGCAGACATCATCATCATCCTCGCCCTCATATTACTTAACGGCATCTTCGCGATGTCGGAACTGGCCGTGGTCTCGGCCAAGCGCCTGCGGCTCGAAAAGATGGCGCTCGACGGCAGCGCCGGCGCCCCCGCCGCGATCGCCCTGTCCGAAGACCCGAGCCGCTTCCTCTCCACGGTCCAGGTCGGCATTACCCTGATCGGCATCTTCAATGGCGCGTTCGGCGAAGCTTCGCTGGTGGCGCGCATGACGCCCGGCCTGGCGGCGGCCGGCATCCCCGAAGAGTACGCGCGGCCGACGGCGCTGACGGTGGTCGTGGTCGGCATCACCTTCGCGTCCATCGTGCTGGGCGAACTGGTGCCCAAGCGCATCGCCATCCTCTACCCGGAAATCCTGGCCAGCCGTATCGCGCGGCCGATGAAGGGCCTGTCGCGCCTGATGCACCCGTTCGTGCAATTGCTGTCCCTGACCACCGACTTCATCATGCGCCTGCTCGGCATGCGCCACCACAAGGACGAGACGCCGACCGAGGAAGAAGTCACCGGCATGATCCGCGAGAGCACCGACGCTGGCGTGTTCGAGCGCGCCGAATACGACATCGCCGCGCGCGCCCTGCGCCTGGACGACTGGCACCTGCGCGCGCTGATGACGCCGCGGGTCGACCTCGAATTCCTCGACCTCGGCGAGCCGCTCGACAGGAACCTGGCGCGCATCGCCGAGATTCCCTACGCCCGCTTCCCCGTCTACCGCGGCGACCGCTCTCAGGTGCTGGGCATCGTCAACGCGCGCGACCTGTTCCGCCAGGCGATCCGCAAGGGCTCGCTGCAGCAGATCGACATCGAGGCCGAACTCGACGCGCCCCTGTACGTGCCCGATTCGGTGAGCGCGATCGACCTGCTCGAACTGCTCAAGAAGAACCACGCCGAGCTGGCGATGGTGGTCGACGAGTACGGCGAGATCCAGGGCATGATCACCCTCACCGACGTGATGACGGCGCTGGTCGGCGAAGTGCCGGCGATGGACGACGAGGAAGCGCCGGACGCGGTGCAGCGCGAAGACGGCAGCTGGCTGATGGACGGCAGCACGGTGCTGGACCGCTTCCGCTACCTCACCGGCGCCGAGCTCGAATTCCCGGACGAAGGCTCGGATTCCTACCATACGCTGGCCGGCTTCATCCTCTACCAGTTCGGCTACATCCCGAAGGCCGGCGAGTACCTGGACTGGCAGGGCTGGCGCTTCGAAGTGGTCGACATGGACGGCAACCGCATCGACCGCCTGCTGGTCCTGCCCGCGGCGCCCGGCGCGGCGCCCGCCTGA
- a CDS encoding helix-turn-helix transcriptional regulator, which yields MEDNIRVPAGLDPAAMRVAATRAGGMLKALANPDRLLLLCQLTLGEQRVGELESVLDLRQPSLSQQLGVLRQEGLVATRRDGKQIYYRIASEQALAVLKLLYQLYCRQEEAA from the coding sequence ATGGAAGACAATATCCGCGTTCCAGCCGGCCTCGACCCTGCCGCCATGCGTGTGGCCGCCACCCGGGCCGGCGGCATGCTGAAAGCCCTCGCCAATCCGGACCGCCTGCTCCTGCTCTGCCAGCTCACGCTGGGCGAGCAACGGGTCGGCGAACTCGAGAGCGTGCTCGACCTGCGCCAGCCCTCGCTGTCCCAGCAACTGGGCGTGCTGCGCCAGGAAGGGCTGGTCGCCACGCGCCGCGACGGCAAGCAGATCTATTACCGCATTGCCAGCGAACAGGCACTGGCCGTGCTGAAGCTGCTGTACCAGCTGTATTGCAGGCAGGAGGAGGCCGCATGA